The DNA window CTACTATTTCAACGACCATTCGGCGGCTTTCGCTTCATACAGCCGCCAGGAAAGCGACTCAAACTGGCCAGGTTCAGATTTCAGTGTTGATCATTATGCTCTGGGAGTGCGTAGCTATATCAAAATGCAAAGCACCGCCGGTGTGGACTTGCAGATGAACGTGACCCATAGCCGCATGGATGGCGACTCCAACAGCGCACTCAATTTGAACGCTGATTGGTACCTTACCCGCGCTTGGTCCATCGGTGGCCATTACAGCATAGACGAGGATGGTGATGATGCTTACGGACTGCAAACCGCCTACTGGTTGCGTTTGAGCGACAACATATCCCTGACCTTTGCCTTGGCCAAGACGATTGAACCCGATAGCGACGGCATGTTTGCCAACATAGGCCTCAACGGTCGTTTCTAATTTGGTTTAACGAAACCGATTGCATCAACCCAGAAGCCAGCTTCTGGGCTGACTTTATTCTCAGTCGCTGAGCGGCTCCCTGTGCCAGTGGCTGAGATGTTTCATTCCCATCACCCCCAGCAGTAAAAATGCCATGGCCCCCATGGGCAACCCCAGCGCCAACGGCGCCGGCATTGGTGTCACCTGCACCAGGGCCGCAATCACCGAAGCCCCACTCATCTGGATAAAACCCAACATGGCCGTGGCCGTGCCGGCCCGCTCACCAAAGGGAGCCAGTGCCATACTGGTGGCAGGTCCAAGCAAAAGAGCAAATCCTACACACAGCAACATCATGGGCAGCATAAAAGCAAATGAGGCCGCCAAGGGACCGGACCAGACAGGCAACTGCAACACCAGTTCCAGCAGCGCCGCCAGGGTCATCAGCCACAGGGCGACAATGACCGTTGGCCTGTTGCCCAGACGTTTGGTCACTACCGGCGCCGCAAAGCAGGCTATGACGTTGACCAGGGCATTGAGACCAAACAGCCCGGAGAAGGTCAGTTCGGATACCCCCAGTTTGCCAATCAGCCATACCGGCGAATAGGACACATAGCTGAGAATAGCCGCCATGGCCGCCATGCAGGTCAGGGCGTAAAACATGAAGTGACTGTTGGCCAATACCGGCTTGTACCTGGCCCAACTGTAGAGTCGCCCCTGACTGTCGGTGTAGGCCGGACGGGTTTCAGGTAGGCGATATCCCACCACCAGCAGCATCAACAGGCCATAGAGCGCCATAAAAGCGAAGGTGGAGCGCCAGCCAAATTGCAGTGCCAACAGGCCACCCAGGGTAGGGGCCAGGGCCGGTACCACACAGATGGCGCCATTGAGATAACTGTAAATGCGCGCACCTTCGGCAGGACTGAAGCGGTCGCGCACCGCACTGAAGGCCACTATCGAAGTAGAGCAGGCCGCCAGGCCCTGAAGCAGGCGGGCCAATTGCAACCATTCAAACTCAAGGGCTGCCGCCGCCAACAAGCTGCTCGCCACGTACAGCAAGATGCCGAACAGGGCCACAGGCCTGCGACCAAAACGATCCGCCAGCGGACCTATGAGTATTTGTCCCACGCCCATGGCGAACAAAAACAGTACCAGGGTGGATTGCACTGCACCGGAGCTGACACTGAAGTCCCGCGCCATGGCAGGTATGGAGGGCAGATAAATATCTATGGCCAGGGGGCTCAGCAGCACCAGGGACATCAAAATAGGCAGCAACTTGACAGGCATTTTCCAACTACAATCCGCGACAATATTGGCCCATGTTACCCGCACCCATGGTATGAATAGAAATGGTATATAATCCAAAGCAAATTTCCATATAGGAATATCTCATGCATTTGGATAAGTTGGCGCGCTTGGATCTCAACCTCTTG is part of the Shewanella cyperi genome and encodes:
- a CDS encoding multidrug effflux MFS transporter, with the protein product MPVKLLPILMSLVLLSPLAIDIYLPSIPAMARDFSVSSGAVQSTLVLFLFAMGVGQILIGPLADRFGRRPVALFGILLYVASSLLAAAALEFEWLQLARLLQGLAACSTSIVAFSAVRDRFSPAEGARIYSYLNGAICVVPALAPTLGGLLALQFGWRSTFAFMALYGLLMLLVVGYRLPETRPAYTDSQGRLYSWARYKPVLANSHFMFYALTCMAAMAAILSYVSYSPVWLIGKLGVSELTFSGLFGLNALVNVIACFAAPVVTKRLGNRPTVIVALWLMTLAALLELVLQLPVWSGPLAASFAFMLPMMLLCVGFALLLGPATSMALAPFGERAGTATAMLGFIQMSGASVIAALVQVTPMPAPLALGLPMGAMAFLLLGVMGMKHLSHWHREPLSD
- a CDS encoding putative porin, translating into MTNKQIPLALAMMLASGLSYAAADVPFQHEASVSYGSNTDDFGDGSWNLGYRFYASPVSQEQQPYALSGFLAQTSNLGAGYTTVDDADLDAYHLDGQYVFSNKWFLLAGYDKVEFGSDFASFDSHVYSFGGGYYFNDHSAAFASYSRQESDSNWPGSDFSVDHYALGVRSYIKMQSTAGVDLQMNVTHSRMDGDSNSALNLNADWYLTRAWSIGGHYSIDEDGDDAYGLQTAYWLRLSDNISLTFALAKTIEPDSDGMFANIGLNGRF